The genomic DNA CCAAAAACAGATGGAATTCCAAGCTAGCGATTATTTCAAGGAGAAATCCAAAGAACGTTATAAGATCGAGGCTAAAAACAGTGAATTAAAACATCGGCATGGTTATGATGTCGCGTCATCGTCAGGCTTAGTCGGCATGGAGATGCAAGGAGCCGCGACAATATTCGCGGTGAATATGAAGAGAATTATTAAGTTGTTGGACCAAAACTAAGGGTCTGCCATAAAATTTACTGTTATTACCAAGTCTAAAGTTTTATTTGACTTCTCAAAATCCATTTTTAAAGTAAAACCCGACTTAGAAGTTTCTAAATCGGGTTTTTGTGTTTAGCATTTTGTGGGCGTGCACTGAAAATTTAAACCTTTTTCAGCGGCCTCTTTAATTCCCGGTCTTTGGCTTCCACATGTATCATCATCCAGCTAACTACCGATATCGAATTCTTACTTTATAGAGGCGGCAATCTTTTTTAACTCTTCCACCGGAACCGCGCCAATAATCGCATAGTTCACTTGGTTGCTGAAAAACTGATATACATACACAGTCTGGCCAGCTCTGATGAATTCTTCAAACGAAAACCGTTGGCGATCGGAGAGCTTTTCCCGCTCAAAGATGGAAATTCGTTGACGGTTGGAGTTTTCATACAGCAGATGGACGACGGTGGCCTGAGATAGTTCCTCGATCGATGCCCGCAAAAATTGATAACCCTCCGGAACATAAGCCGGCTGGCCAATGGGGAAATTTACTCCCATTTGCACCCGGGGAATGCTAATGGCTTGCCAAAACTTCGTTTCATTCTCATACCATTTTACATTTTCCGGAAAGAAACTTTCCAGGTTGAACGATGCCGGCAGTTTTTTAAACTGTTGGAAGCGGAGGGATTGGATTAAAATCCCCCGGCGGTTCAGATCGAAACCGATGGGAAAATTATATTCCTTGTCAATGTAAATTCGGAAAGAATTTTTGTCGCTAACCCCGCTTAAACTGAAAACCGGACGGCCGGTAAGAACGGTTTCACCATCGAATTGAGTGACTTTATCAAGCCAATTCTTCCATTCCGGCAGCGGTTTTTTATTTTTCCCGCTTTGGTGATCCAACTTGAGACCCACATTTAAATTCGGAATGAAAAAAAGAAAGCGATTGTCATTTTCCAAGGTAACCTCGCCGCGTTGCCAAAAAGGACTCTCCATCCTTCGCAACAAGGAACGCTCCTTTACCCAGACTTGGCTGGCGCTCTCTTGCCGCCTGCCAAACCGGAAACTGGTCTCCGTATATTGCACCGTATAGTTTCCTTTGTTAAGGGTCTCCAGGACCCGTTCTTTAATTTGAGCCAAATTGAGCTCTCCATAAACCGGCGCAGCAGTCGGGAGAACCAGCAACAAAACCAGGACCCAAATCATCTTCCGCCATGCTTTGAACACTGCCACTCACCCTCCGTTTTCCACTCAAGAACCTGCTTCATAATAAATTGTTAAATATTCTTCGATCATCTCGGCATCCGGTCCGCTGGGAATAGACCGATTAAATTGTTGCCAATAGGTAGAAACCGTCATCACTACCACCACAATAACTGCGGCAACCGCCAGTTTGTAGCGGAGGAAAGGCAAAGCCGGTTGCGTTTTGGCGAGAGCCAAATCCACCTCGGGATAGGCCCCTCGAAGAAAATTTCGCAGCTGATGGAGATCCGCTACTTTCTGGCGACAATCCTGGCAATGCTGTAAATGGCGTTCTACGATTCGAGCTTGCCAATTTGACAGTTCGCCATCGCCAAAACTTTGCAGTTTCAAATCATTTGGACAACGCACTGCCGTTCACTCCTTTTTCTCATTCATCAAAAGCGGGCCGAGGATCTTCCGCAACTCTTGGCGGGCATAAAACAAACGTGACTTCACGGTCCCCAACCCGGTTTTGGTAATCGCGGCAATCTCCTGGTATTTAAAACTATAAATATCGTGCAAAATGACGATTGTACGGTGTTCCGCCGAGAGCTGGTTCAGCGCGCCGTGAATCGTGGCATGCAGCTCAGTCTGCTCATAGCTTTCTTCCGGTATCTGCCGGTGATCTTTCAATTCAATCGTAACTGCTTCTTCATCTTCGGCCCCCGCCCGGGTC from Hydrogenispora ethanolica includes the following:
- a CDS encoding transposase, which gives rise to QKQMEFQASDYFKEKSKERYKIEAKNSELKHRHGYDVASSSGLVGMEMQGAATIFAVNMKRIIKLLDQN
- a CDS encoding anti-sigma factor family protein, which produces MRCPNDLKLQSFGDGELSNWQARIVERHLQHCQDCRQKVADLHQLRNFLRGAYPEVDLALAKTQPALPFLRYKLAVAAVIVVVVMTVSTYWQQFNRSIPSGPDAEMIEEYLTIYYEAGS
- a CDS encoding RNA polymerase sigma factor: MAELNVELIAKAKQGDPQAIEELIGKVRKPLHHFACNFLGNEFEAEDVTQEVLLKVTRALPTFKGDSTIWTWLFRIMTNACIDYQRKCASRPVSYLTRAGAEDEEAVTIELKDHRQIPEESYEQTELHATIHGALNQLSAEHRTIVILHDIYSFKYQEIAAITKTGLGTVKSRLFYARQELRKILGPLLMNEKKE